One part of the Marinobacter sp. M3C genome encodes these proteins:
- a CDS encoding helix-turn-helix domain-containing protein has protein sequence MKSMSSEVDIVLSRMKKIFGVERDADLARALAISPQTLSSWRQRAAVPYALCVECAKTKGASLDWLLYGEGQMMRDNSASPAAFNHNVTDEDSVIRMQIYEILETLSHEDLEDILSEAAHRQRLRALEHRFETLQAQFFYNQESDGSVPGKKTA, from the coding sequence ATGAAAAGTATGAGTTCTGAGGTAGATATCGTACTTTCAAGGATGAAGAAGATTTTTGGCGTCGAGCGGGACGCTGACCTAGCGCGAGCGCTCGCGATCAGTCCACAAACGCTAAGCTCCTGGAGGCAACGCGCAGCGGTTCCTTACGCACTGTGCGTAGAGTGCGCGAAAACCAAAGGTGCTTCTTTAGACTGGCTCCTGTATGGCGAAGGCCAAATGATGCGCGACAACTCAGCCAGCCCCGCCGCCTTTAATCACAACGTAACGGATGAAGATTCGGTCATACGAATGCAGATTTACGAAATTCTTGAGACCCTTTCCCACGAAGATTTAGAAGACATTCTAAGTGAGGCAGCACACCGGCAACGGTTGCGTGCGCTGGAGCACCGATTTGAAACCCTACAGGCACAGTTTTTCTACAATCAGGAAAGCGACGGCAGCGTACCGGGTAAAAAGACGGCCTGA
- the rfaH gene encoding transcription/translation regulatory transformer protein RfaH, which yields MAWYVVQYKPLEGDRAFVNLSQQGIESFFPKITVQRIRNLKRTWVEEPLFKGYLFINMQTEDPLWSKIRSTRGVSRVVIFGGRPAVLADTIMQQIQKTLDGINNQDGLQKGQELKLEGGPFSGINAIFQSYDGDERAIVLITFMQKQQRVKVPLSALASA from the coding sequence ATGGCTTGGTACGTGGTTCAGTACAAACCGCTGGAAGGCGACAGAGCATTCGTTAATTTATCGCAACAAGGTATCGAATCCTTTTTCCCGAAAATTACCGTGCAGCGCATCCGCAACCTCAAGCGTACCTGGGTTGAAGAGCCACTGTTCAAAGGTTACCTGTTCATCAACATGCAGACGGAGGATCCGCTTTGGTCAAAAATACGCTCAACCCGTGGCGTCAGCCGCGTAGTCATTTTTGGTGGGCGCCCGGCCGTGCTGGCAGACACCATAATGCAGCAAATACAGAAAACTTTGGACGGCATCAATAATCAGGACGGCCTTCAAAAGGGCCAGGAGTTGAAGCTTGAAGGTGGCCCGTTTAGCGGTATCAACGCCATTTTTCAAAGTTATGACGGCGATGAAAGAGCCATCGTGCTGATCACCTTTATGCAGAAGCAACAAAGGGTAAAAGTGCCGCTGTCGGCCTTAGCGTCGGCTTAG